DNA from Mycobacterium bourgelatii:
GCCGAGCGGCACGTACGGCATCTGGGAGAGGAACATCGTCTCGTTGGGGCCGCACGGGCGGGTCAGCGTCCCGGAGCAGAACGGCCACAGCTCGGCCAGGCTGCGCAGCAGGGTGGTCTTGCCGCTACCGGACGGACCGGTGACCACCAGGGTGTCACCGACCTCGAGGCGCATGTCCAGCGGTCTGATGAGCTGCCGTCCGTCCGGGGTGCGGACCTCGACATCGTCGAGCACGACAGCTCCATCGATACCCGGGTTCGTGGTGACTTCGGGCAGCGCTCTGCCTTCTTCGTTGGCGACGACGAGGCCGTGCAGACGGATGATTGCGGCCCGGTAGCCGGCGAACGAGTCGTAGGCGTTCCGGAAGAACGACAGCCCGGCCTGGATACTGCCGAACGCCGACGCGGACTGCGACATGGCGCCAAGTTTGATCTCGCCGGCCAGAAACCGCGGGAACTGGAGGATGAACGGCACCACCGTGATGATCTGGCTCACCGAGACGTTCCAGCCGTAGAACCCGATCATCCGGTTGATGTAGCGCTTGTAGTTGGAAACGACCGGCTCGAACAGCCGCCGCAACCCGGTGCGCTCAGCCAGTTCGCCGCGGTAGAACGCGACGGCCTCTGAGGCATCACGCAGCCGCACCAGCGCATACCGGAATGCGGCGTTGAATTTTTCGTTGTTGAAGGCCAGCCAGATGATTGGTCGGCCGATCCAGAACGCAAAAATGGTGGCGAGCAGCACGTAGGTCAACAAGATCCAGAACATTGCCCGCGGTAGTGAGAGGCCGATGACGGGCAGGGTGAGCGTGCCGGATAGGCCCCACAGAATCCCGGTAAACGAAATCATCGAGGTGATGGCTTCGATCCCGCCGAACAGCAGTGTGGTCTTGGTGTAGTTGCCCGGGGTATTCGGCAATGGACCGACGCCGGTGGTGAAGATGTCGACGTCGGTCTGGATGCGCTGGTCAGGGTTGTCGATCGTGTCGTCGATGAAGCGGGCCCGGTAGTAAGCCTTGCCGTCGAGCCAGTCGTCGGTGAGCCGATCGGTCAACCAGGCGCGCCACCTCAGCATGAACCGCTGCATCAGGAACAGATCGAGCATGATGCGTGCGACATGGATGGTGGCCAGGATGCTGAAAATGCCGATGGAGAACCAGAAGCCGACTTTCCCGGAATTTCGGACGGCCTCGTCGTGGTTGCCCAGGCCCGCTGCAACCGCTTGAAAGCTGTTCATCATGTCGCGGCCCTGGTAGGAGAGCAGCACATCGATGCGAACTCCCGCGACCACCGACAGCAGCAGCACCCCAAGCCAGATCCAGACCGGAATGCTCTCGCGGCCCAGGAAGTAGCCACTGGTGACACGCCAGAACTGTTTGCCCCAAGTGGTGAATCGGTGGATCAGCACCAGGATGACCATGGTGCTCACCGCCGCGATAGCCCACGCCTGAGCGAGCCACTCCAGCGAATTCCAGAGTTCGCTGCCCCAGTCCCGCGTGGAGATGAACATGTCCGGATTCATTCCGGCAAGGTACCCCGCGCATCGGCCGCAAGCGTGGCTAAGGGTCCAACTCTGTGTCGCGAGCAACCGCGGATAGCTCAGCTGATCGGCTTAACCCTCTGCAGTGCAACGCAATTCGCTGAAGGCACCGACCGGGTCAGCGGCTCGGCGGTGCGGCGGGCAACGGCGGTGTGATTAAGCTGCCCACCATGAGCATCGACGCTCCGACGACCATTCACGCCGGCCGGCTCATCGCCCGTCGGCTCAAGGCGAGCGGCATCGACACGGTTTTCACGCTTTCGGGCGGGCACTTGTTCTCCCTGTACGACGGCTGCCGGGACGAGCACATCCGGCTGATCGATACCCGTCACGAACAGACCGCAGCCTTTGCCGCCGAGGGCTGGTCGAAGGTGACCAGGGTGCCGGGCGTGGCCGCGCTGACGGCGGGTCCCGGCGTCACCAACGGAATGAGCGCGATGGCAGCGGCGCAGCAGAACCAGTCGCCGCTGGTGGTGCTGGGCGGCCGGGCCCCGGCCCAGCGCTGGGGCATGGGTTCGCTGCAGGAGATCGATCACGTGCCATTCGTGGCACCGCTGGCTCGCTTTGCCGCCACGGCACAGTCGGGCGAGGACGCCGGCCGGCTGGTCGACGAGGCTTTGCGGGCGGCGGTTGGAGCGCCGTCGGGCGTCGCCTTCGTCGATTTCCCGATGGACCACGTGTTCTCCATGGCCCAAGACGACGGCCAGCCCGGCGCCCTGAGCGAGGCGCCCGCCTCACCCACGCCGGACGGCGCCGCGCTGGACCAGGCCGCCGAGTTGCTGGCGTCGGCTCAACGGCCGGTGATCATGGCCGGTACCAACGTTTGGTGGGGGCATGCCGAGGCCGCGCTGCTGCGGCTTGCCGAGGAGCTTCGGATCCCGGTGCTGATGAACGGCATGGCGCGCGGCGTCGTCCCCGCCGACCACCCGCTGGCCTTTTCCCG
Protein-coding regions in this window:
- a CDS encoding ABC transporter ATP-binding protein/permease, whose protein sequence is MNPDMFISTRDWGSELWNSLEWLAQAWAIAAVSTMVILVLIHRFTTWGKQFWRVTSGYFLGRESIPVWIWLGVLLLSVVAGVRIDVLLSYQGRDMMNSFQAVAAGLGNHDEAVRNSGKVGFWFSIGIFSILATIHVARIMLDLFLMQRFMLRWRAWLTDRLTDDWLDGKAYYRARFIDDTIDNPDQRIQTDVDIFTTGVGPLPNTPGNYTKTTLLFGGIEAITSMISFTGILWGLSGTLTLPVIGLSLPRAMFWILLTYVLLATIFAFWIGRPIIWLAFNNEKFNAAFRYALVRLRDASEAVAFYRGELAERTGLRRLFEPVVSNYKRYINRMIGFYGWNVSVSQIITVVPFILQFPRFLAGEIKLGAMSQSASAFGSIQAGLSFFRNAYDSFAGYRAAIIRLHGLVVANEEGRALPEVTTNPGIDGAVVLDDVEVRTPDGRQLIRPLDMRLEVGDTLVVTGPSGSGKTTLLRSLAELWPFCSGTLTRPCGPNETMFLSQMPYVPLGDLRAVVSYPAKENTIDDDTLRSTLRKVALPHLVDRLDDVLDWAKVLSPGEQQRIAFARILLTRPKVIFFDESTSALDEGLEFMLYSLVRTELPDTILVSVSHRSTVEQHHTHELHLLGDGEWRLGRLEKEPAQV